A window from Hymenobacter volaticus encodes these proteins:
- a CDS encoding energy transducer TonB — protein sequence MLSSPRFAPLGKFWLLPVSTLLLVTISCEKAAELSTPAIAADHVYTQVEQMPKYKGGWHRLVKDLFWGVYYEYPAIAKAANLEGDVLVKFTVAMDGTVQDVQLQKGIAPSWPQQQGAAHALEALAMKAVRKLPGQWTPGSQGGKQVAVSYTVPFKFANGKLSRRKQTGGPVEVEPISEYQIYAPDSQATAFGRFPIFKDDNPVRPSPNSHNVYSTVEEMPEYAGGQGQLLADLIRRLQYPTSAKAAKLDGVAFVKFVVAEDGSVKDVALEKGILAPKGLEAVAEEMNQAALATLHNLPRQWKPGIQGGKEVAVSYSVPITFFLN from the coding sequence ATGCTATCGTCACCCCGTTTTGCGCCCCTTGGAAAGTTCTGGCTGCTACCGGTAAGCACCCTATTACTAGTTACTATTTCCTGTGAGAAAGCAGCTGAGCTATCTACGCCTGCAATAGCGGCTGACCATGTCTACACCCAAGTCGAGCAAATGCCCAAGTACAAAGGGGGATGGCACCGATTAGTAAAAGATCTTTTTTGGGGCGTATACTACGAGTACCCTGCTATTGCGAAGGCAGCCAATTTAGAAGGTGATGTACTGGTTAAGTTCACGGTGGCTATGGATGGTACAGTGCAAGACGTGCAGCTGCAAAAGGGAATTGCCCCTAGTTGGCCTCAGCAGCAAGGTGCCGCGCACGCATTGGAGGCATTAGCAATGAAAGCAGTGCGAAAATTGCCGGGCCAGTGGACACCCGGCAGCCAAGGCGGCAAGCAAGTAGCGGTGAGCTATACAGTTCCTTTCAAATTCGCGAATGGCAAACTAAGCAGACGTAAGCAAACAGGTGGCCCCGTCGAAGTAGAACCCATATCAGAGTATCAAATCTACGCTCCCGACTCGCAGGCTACTGCTTTTGGCAGATTTCCAATATTCAAAGATGACAACCCGGTCCGCCCTTCTCCCAACAGCCATAATGTGTACTCCACAGTAGAGGAAATGCCAGAGTATGCGGGTGGACAAGGGCAGCTTTTAGCGGACCTGATCCGGCGGCTGCAATATCCGACGTCAGCCAAAGCCGCTAAGCTAGATGGGGTAGCCTTCGTTAAGTTCGTGGTGGCCGAAGACGGCAGCGTGAAGGACGTAGCCTTGGAAAAGGGCATCCTTGCTCCGAAAGGCCTGGAGGCAGTAGCCGAAGAAATGAACCAAGCCGCTTTGGCTACCCTGCACAACTTGCCCCGGCAATGGAAGCCTGGCATCCAAGGGGGCAAAGAGGTAGCAGTGTCCTATTCCGTTCCTATCACTTTCTTTCTAAACTAA
- a CDS encoding outer membrane beta-barrel protein, translated as MKKLLLLSIACAISASAMAQTEKGAKYIGVNIGGVNYQNNKNGSSIGAALLPSAGVFVADNLLVGTGIQLSYLRNNSKPKGATEDNISRHIQYGLSPSVRYYFAGTNPHRFFGQLSGGIAWSNQYQKYQVNSETISSSTTSHYATASAALGYNYFLTPGAALEVTAGYTRNGIGESDFNYGQVVVSAGFAIFLPSKLSTTSTGQ; from the coding sequence ATGAAAAAGTTATTACTGCTAAGTATAGCCTGTGCTATATCGGCATCTGCTATGGCCCAGACGGAAAAGGGCGCTAAATATATAGGCGTAAACATTGGCGGTGTGAACTACCAGAACAACAAAAATGGAAGCAGCATAGGTGCAGCACTGCTTCCATCTGCAGGAGTATTTGTGGCCGACAACCTGTTAGTAGGCACTGGAATACAACTAAGCTATCTGCGAAACAACTCCAAGCCCAAAGGTGCTACGGAAGATAATATAAGCCGCCATATACAGTATGGTCTTTCACCGTCTGTTCGCTACTATTTTGCAGGCACTAACCCACACCGATTTTTTGGGCAATTGAGCGGCGGTATAGCTTGGAGCAACCAATACCAGAAGTACCAGGTAAACTCAGAGACTATTAGCAGTAGCACTACTTCCCACTACGCAACTGCTAGTGCAGCACTTGGCTACAACTATTTCTTAACACCCGGGGCTGCGCTAGAAGTCACGGCTGGTTATACCCGCAATGGCATCGGCGAATCAGACTTTAACTACGGTCAAGTTGTGGTATCTGCCGGCTTCGCCATCTTCCTGCCTTCCAAACTGTCCACAACGTCTACAGGTCAGTAA
- a CDS encoding alpha/beta hydrolase family protein — translation MFLNRFNFRRLRLTLMLWAGLGVAAGSSCSKETTPQPEAPIAVQTHLVNSTLIGEYSPSVVASRVSGIPLVGALVRYPIRVYKLTYTTQNTDGQQVTASGALLVPVTTQALPLLSYQHGTISPDGEDRSPSYYSASSEVYSAVSVLASTGYIVSAPDYIGYGASKALPHPYEHAASLASTSLDMMRAAKEFCEKQKVGLNKKNFLLGYSEGGYATMALHKLIEEKFPTEFAVTASAPGAGAYHKSAFADYILGSDQNLSFLSSYVWVLDTYNRVYNINRAPSYYFNQPWATQLQANPFSDVPEKPSELFTGTFRTSILNKTDAPMTTAFRDNDIYDWKPKAPVALFHGTADDYVPYFNSEDAYKAMRARGATQVTLHPIEGGNHFTSVARYTLEALGFISQY, via the coding sequence GTGTTTTTAAATAGATTCAATTTCCGCCGGCTGCGCCTCACGCTGATGCTGTGGGCTGGTTTGGGCGTAGCAGCTGGTAGCAGCTGCTCGAAAGAAACGACGCCGCAGCCCGAAGCGCCAATTGCTGTTCAAACCCACTTAGTCAATAGTACCCTCATCGGGGAGTATAGCCCAAGCGTAGTAGCCAGCCGAGTATCGGGCATCCCACTTGTTGGCGCCTTGGTTCGATACCCCATCCGGGTTTACAAGCTGACATACACCACACAAAATACCGACGGCCAACAGGTTACGGCATCAGGTGCGCTATTAGTGCCCGTGACTACACAGGCCTTGCCACTGCTTAGTTACCAGCATGGCACCATCAGCCCTGATGGCGAAGACCGGTCACCGTCTTACTACAGTGCCAGCAGTGAGGTGTATTCGGCAGTATCGGTGCTGGCTTCCACGGGTTACATCGTATCGGCCCCCGATTATATCGGCTACGGCGCTTCGAAGGCCCTGCCGCACCCCTACGAGCACGCCGCTTCCTTGGCATCAACCTCGTTGGATATGATGCGGGCGGCCAAGGAATTTTGTGAAAAGCAGAAAGTGGGCCTTAACAAGAAGAACTTCTTACTGGGCTACTCGGAAGGCGGGTACGCCACGATGGCGCTGCACAAACTAATCGAAGAGAAATTCCCAACTGAGTTTGCGGTTACGGCTAGTGCTCCGGGTGCGGGTGCCTACCACAAAAGCGCCTTTGCCGACTACATCTTGGGCTCCGACCAGAACCTCAGTTTCCTAAGTTCCTACGTGTGGGTGCTTGATACCTATAACCGGGTGTACAACATCAATCGGGCGCCAAGTTACTACTTCAATCAGCCTTGGGCTACGCAGCTGCAGGCCAACCCCTTCAGCGACGTGCCCGAAAAACCTAGCGAACTGTTCACGGGCACCTTCCGGACCAGCATCCTCAACAAAACGGATGCTCCCATGACCACCGCCTTCCGCGACAACGACATCTACGACTGGAAGCCCAAAGCCCCTGTGGCTCTCTTCCACGGCACCGCCGATGACTACGTGCCGTACTTCAACTCCGAAGATGCCTACAAGGCCATGCGTGCCCGTGGCGCTACTCAAGTGACCTTGCATCCTATCGAAGGCGGCAACCACTTCACTTCTGTTGCGCGATACACGCTGGAGGCCCTTGGATTTATCTCGCAGTACTAA
- a CDS encoding septal ring lytic transglycosylase RlpA family protein codes for MNLTLRLSASSFLAVLYFSALSFFVSEAHAMRPGFEDDKNPALAARRAAVLRGRASWYGRDHQGMRTSSGERFDRNKFTCAHKTLPFGTKLRVTNPATQASVVVRVSDRGPFRHQRILDLSEIAARPLGIVDQGAVSVLAEIVPDDTPLGPTNAPADLALLADDPSITTEAGLHTDIRTGATEADDIAILPEPAATYVVQAGTFGDVRNAQAMMNRIQGLDPKLLVTTVATNTADGKTLNRVVVGRFATPAEAKAVCQRLVKVGVTGIVRQGENL; via the coding sequence ATGAATTTGACCTTACGACTGAGTGCTTCGAGCTTCCTAGCGGTTTTGTACTTTTCGGCTTTATCCTTTTTCGTTTCGGAGGCTCACGCCATGCGTCCCGGCTTCGAAGATGACAAGAATCCTGCCCTTGCGGCACGTCGTGCCGCGGTGCTTCGGGGCCGCGCCTCCTGGTACGGTAGAGACCACCAGGGCATGCGCACCAGTAGCGGCGAGCGGTTCGACCGTAACAAGTTTACTTGTGCACACAAGACCTTGCCCTTCGGCACGAAGCTGCGCGTTACCAATCCTGCAACGCAAGCTTCGGTGGTAGTTCGGGTTTCCGACCGGGGGCCATTTCGGCACCAGCGCATCCTCGACCTTTCCGAGATTGCAGCCCGCCCCCTTGGTATAGTAGATCAGGGGGCTGTATCGGTGCTGGCGGAAATAGTCCCCGACGATACGCCCCTAGGCCCTACTAACGCACCCGCCGACTTGGCGCTGTTAGCCGATGATCCATCTATCACCACGGAGGCTGGCTTACACACCGATATTCGTACCGGCGCTACCGAGGCCGACGATATAGCTATCCTTCCCGAACCTGCTGCCACCTACGTAGTACAGGCCGGCACCTTCGGCGACGTCCGCAATGCCCAAGCCATGATGAACCGCATTCAAGGTCTCGACCCGAAGCTGCTGGTTACGACGGTAGCTACCAACACCGCCGATGGCAAGACGCTGAACCGCGTGGTGGTTGGCCGCTTTGCCACCCCAGCAGAAGCCAAGGCCGTTTGCCAACGCCTTGTCAAGGTTGGCGTAACGGGCATTGTACGTCAAGGCGAGAACCTGTAG
- a CDS encoding RNA polymerase sigma factor: MTSLPASNTSEEQQLLTGCLAQDRQAQYQLYQRYKTAMFSCALRILGGDHDLAQDALQDAFVDVFRQLASFRQQSTLGAWIKTIVVRRALATLRREQRMEVYDPERHPEPLVPWHDQLTGQALEKAIDELPAGYRAVFCLIEVEGYLHREVAEMLGISEGTTKSQLFHAKRMLKIKLHHLYL, encoded by the coding sequence GTGACTTCGCTTCCTGCGTCCAACACTTCTGAAGAACAACAACTGCTGACTGGCTGCCTTGCGCAAGACCGCCAGGCGCAGTATCAGTTGTATCAGCGTTATAAGACGGCCATGTTTTCGTGTGCGCTGCGCATTCTCGGCGGCGACCATGATCTGGCACAGGATGCGTTGCAGGATGCCTTCGTGGATGTGTTTCGGCAGTTGGCCAGCTTCCGGCAACAGTCCACGCTCGGCGCCTGGATTAAAACTATTGTTGTGCGGCGGGCTTTGGCAACGCTCCGGCGCGAACAGCGCATGGAGGTCTACGACCCCGAGCGCCACCCCGAGCCGCTAGTGCCTTGGCACGACCAGCTAACTGGCCAAGCGCTGGAAAAAGCCATCGACGAGCTACCCGCGGGCTACCGCGCCGTATTCTGCCTGATCGAGGTGGAAGGCTACTTGCACCGCGAAGTAGCCGAGATGCTTGGCATATCGGAGGGCACGACCAAGTCGCAGCTCTTTCACGCCAAGCGGATGCTCAAAATCAAACTTCATCACCTGTACTTATGA
- a CDS encoding penicillin acylase family protein: MLRYVRALLALLVATALTWALNTKHGDVPPFGKFLSPFRGFWQNGETADALPAQQTLQLPGLQQPVQVRFDDQRVPHIFAQNDHDLYYAQGYLTAQDRLWQMDFIAHVASGRLAEIVGPARLETDRFFRRMGLPFGARKSLDSAMTDPVVRTVLTSYADGVNAYIGTLTPKTLPFEYKLLDYAPEPWEPLKSALILKYMAFDLSGRSDDLRMSNALAKYGAAVVKDLFPDYPTREDPIVPVGTPLDFQPLPIPATPPGFAAAMSGKTPQNEPDPELGSNNFAVSGAKSATGYPLLANDPHLQLNLPSIWYQMQLAAPGVNVYGVSIPGTPFAIIGFNEQVAWGVTNVAADVMDWYQLKFRDGSRREYWHDGRWKPVRRVVERIKVRGQPDRLDTVLYTHHGPIVYDKPEKPFLSQTPIAHAMRWTAHDAANEFRTFYRLNRAHNYQDYVAALSTYGTPAQNFIFASAAKDIAIWPNGHFPLKWRNQGKFILDGTDAAYDWQGWIPAAQNPHVKNPARNFVSSANQFSTGPDYPYYLNWNYGDGSYDRAHRINQRLARMTQATPDSLRTLQNDNLNLNAQLMLPRLLTLATGATNGDTLVAANSPEARVLAEMRRWNYQYAADALAPSVFDLWYNNLVRRLWADDFGLKATGLEMRNPARDRTNTLILQEENSPWVDDRRTPQRETLPQLARRSLRFATDSLTRKYGPLGPKWAWKNQKSTDILHMLQIPGFGHMDLDCGGGAGIVNATTERTGPSWRMVVALGPQVRAYGVFPGGQSGNPGSAAYDDMLETWRVGKLNELVFLRSASETNPRVRTAWTLSK; encoded by the coding sequence ATGCTACGCTACGTTCGGGCGCTGTTGGCGCTACTTGTTGCCACTGCTCTGACCTGGGCCCTCAACACCAAGCACGGCGACGTGCCCCCCTTTGGCAAGTTTTTGAGCCCTTTCCGCGGGTTCTGGCAGAACGGCGAAACAGCCGACGCCTTACCCGCCCAGCAAACGCTGCAACTGCCAGGCTTGCAACAACCAGTGCAAGTCCGCTTCGACGACCAACGGGTGCCGCACATCTTCGCCCAGAACGACCACGACCTGTATTATGCTCAAGGGTACCTCACAGCCCAAGACCGGCTGTGGCAAATGGATTTCATTGCCCACGTAGCATCCGGCCGGCTAGCCGAAATAGTAGGACCGGCCCGCCTGGAAACCGACCGGTTTTTTCGCCGCATGGGGTTGCCGTTTGGCGCCCGTAAGTCGCTGGATTCGGCTATGACCGACCCAGTAGTTCGCACTGTGCTTACCTCGTACGCCGATGGCGTGAATGCCTACATCGGTACGCTCACCCCCAAAACCTTGCCCTTCGAATACAAACTACTCGACTACGCACCCGAGCCTTGGGAGCCGCTGAAAAGCGCGCTGATTCTGAAGTATATGGCCTTCGACTTGAGTGGCCGCTCCGACGATTTGCGCATGAGCAACGCGCTAGCCAAGTACGGGGCCGCCGTAGTAAAGGACCTATTTCCTGATTACCCGACCCGCGAAGACCCTATTGTGCCTGTTGGAACGCCGCTGGACTTTCAGCCGCTGCCGATACCCGCTACGCCACCAGGTTTCGCGGCAGCCATGTCGGGGAAGACGCCGCAAAACGAGCCCGACCCGGAACTAGGCTCCAACAACTTTGCAGTGAGCGGAGCGAAATCGGCTACGGGCTATCCGCTGCTAGCCAACGACCCGCACTTACAACTCAACTTGCCCAGCATCTGGTATCAAATGCAGTTGGCGGCGCCCGGCGTGAATGTATACGGGGTAAGCATTCCAGGGACACCTTTCGCCATCATCGGGTTCAATGAGCAGGTAGCCTGGGGCGTGACCAATGTGGCTGCCGACGTCATGGACTGGTACCAACTCAAGTTCCGGGACGGCAGTCGGCGCGAGTACTGGCACGATGGCCGCTGGAAACCAGTGCGGCGCGTGGTAGAGCGCATCAAGGTGCGCGGACAACCCGACCGGCTCGATACGGTGCTCTATACCCACCACGGCCCCATCGTGTACGACAAGCCGGAAAAGCCCTTTCTGTCGCAGACGCCTATTGCCCACGCCATGCGCTGGACCGCCCACGACGCGGCCAACGAGTTCCGAACTTTCTACCGTCTCAACCGTGCCCATAACTACCAAGATTATGTAGCGGCCTTGAGCACGTACGGTACGCCGGCGCAGAACTTCATTTTTGCTAGCGCTGCTAAGGATATTGCCATTTGGCCCAACGGTCATTTCCCATTGAAGTGGCGCAACCAAGGCAAGTTCATCCTCGACGGCACCGATGCTGCTTATGACTGGCAAGGCTGGATTCCGGCTGCCCAGAACCCGCACGTCAAAAATCCGGCGCGCAATTTCGTGTCGTCGGCCAACCAGTTTTCCACGGGCCCTGATTACCCGTACTACCTGAACTGGAACTACGGCGACGGCAGCTACGACCGAGCCCACCGCATCAATCAGCGCCTAGCCCGGATGACCCAGGCCACCCCCGATAGTTTGCGGACACTGCAAAACGACAACCTCAACCTGAACGCCCAGTTGATGTTGCCCCGACTCCTAACCTTAGCAACCGGCGCAACTAATGGCGATACGCTTGTTGCAGCCAACTCCCCAGAAGCGCGCGTGCTTGCCGAAATGCGCCGGTGGAACTACCAATATGCCGCCGATGCGCTGGCGCCCAGTGTGTTTGACTTGTGGTACAACAACTTGGTGCGAAGACTCTGGGCAGATGATTTCGGGTTAAAAGCCACTGGCCTGGAAATGCGAAACCCCGCCCGTGACCGAACTAACACGCTCATCCTACAGGAGGAAAACAGCCCTTGGGTGGATGACCGCCGCACGCCGCAACGCGAAACCTTGCCGCAACTTGCCCGCCGCAGCCTCCGCTTCGCCACCGATTCCTTGACCCGGAAGTATGGCCCGCTCGGCCCCAAGTGGGCCTGGAAAAACCAGAAAAGTACCGACATCTTGCACATGCTCCAGATACCTGGCTTCGGCCACATGGACTTGGACTGCGGTGGCGGGGCCGGCATCGTGAATGCCACGACGGAGCGCACCGGTCCCTCCTGGCGCATGGTGGTGGCGCTAGGACCGCAAGTACGAGCGTATGGCGTGTTTCCGGGTGGCCAAAGCGGTAACCCTGGCTCGGCCGCCTACGACGATATGCTGGAGACTTGGCGCGTTGGTAAGCTCAATGAGCTGGTGTTTTTGCGCAGTGCCTCGGAAACAAACCCGCGCGTACGCACCGCCTGGACGTTATCTAAATAG
- a CDS encoding DUF72 domain-containing protein, protein MDFGRLSDLRYVDFRLPPDHPDTAGVLARAAATSVAPQLFIGCPIWTNKAWLGSYFPAGIRDADYLHHYARQFNSLELNTTHYRIPDAPTVRKWRDAVPTDFRFCPKLPQVISHDRALYNVDDLTISFCRSIRELNERLGWCFLQLPPTFGPEHLSRLERYLLDFPSDIPLAVELRHQGWYTDKVAFAAVAAMLEALNKTLVLSDVAGRRDVLAMRLTTPSAFIRFNGHGLISSDYQRADIWAARIAQWLQQGLQTVYFFVHQKDIMHTPLWTQYFLEKLHALSGITVPAPRIIPQPVQGSLF, encoded by the coding sequence ATGGATTTTGGCCGCCTTTCCGACCTACGCTACGTAGACTTTCGCCTGCCTCCTGATCATCCCGATACAGCGGGGGTGCTAGCCCGCGCCGCGGCTACGTCTGTTGCTCCCCAGCTATTTATTGGCTGCCCCATCTGGACCAACAAGGCATGGCTGGGCTCGTATTTCCCGGCCGGTATCCGCGACGCCGATTACCTACACCACTATGCCCGGCAATTCAATAGTCTAGAACTGAACACCACCCACTACCGCATTCCGGATGCGCCCACCGTGCGCAAGTGGCGCGATGCAGTGCCTACCGACTTCCGCTTTTGCCCTAAGCTGCCCCAGGTCATCAGCCACGACCGGGCACTCTACAATGTCGACGACTTAACTATCAGCTTTTGCCGTTCCATTCGGGAGCTGAATGAGCGGTTAGGGTGGTGCTTTTTACAACTGCCGCCCACGTTTGGCCCCGAGCACCTAAGCCGACTGGAGCGCTATCTGCTCGACTTCCCGAGTGATATACCCTTGGCCGTGGAACTGCGTCATCAAGGCTGGTACACCGATAAAGTGGCCTTTGCTGCCGTGGCGGCCATGCTCGAGGCGCTCAATAAAACGTTGGTGTTATCGGATGTGGCGGGCCGCCGCGATGTGCTGGCGATGCGCCTGACTACTCCGTCCGCTTTCATTCGCTTCAATGGTCACGGCCTCATCAGCTCCGACTATCAGCGCGCTGATATTTGGGCGGCGCGCATTGCTCAGTGGCTACAGCAAGGCTTGCAGACAGTGTATTTCTTTGTGCACCAGAAAGACATCATGCACACGCCCCTCTGGACCCAATATTTTCTAGAGAAGCTTCACGCCTTGTCCGGTATCACGGTGCCCGCGCCCCGTATTATTCCGCAGCCAGTGCAAGGAAGCCTCTTTTAG
- a CDS encoding BlaI/MecI/CopY family transcriptional regulator: MQTFPELTRAEEQVMQVIWQRGPSFVKDVLTEMPAPPPAYNTVSTIIRILEQKGFVGHEAFGRTHRYYAIVAQDDYRRFSLRKLLGGHFGGSFSRLVSFFAKEEDLNAQQLEELLRHAQQDLNPDNDALPNDGRPA, from the coding sequence ATGCAAACCTTCCCCGAACTGACCCGGGCCGAAGAACAGGTGATGCAGGTGATCTGGCAGCGTGGCCCTTCTTTCGTGAAGGATGTGCTGACGGAAATGCCCGCTCCGCCGCCGGCCTACAACACGGTATCCACCATCATCCGCATTCTAGAGCAAAAGGGCTTTGTAGGCCATGAGGCGTTCGGACGCACGCATCGTTACTACGCCATAGTTGCGCAAGACGACTACCGCCGCTTTTCGTTGCGCAAGCTGCTCGGCGGTCATTTTGGGGGTTCGTTTAGCCGACTGGTGTCCTTTTTTGCCAAGGAAGAAGACCTCAATGCCCAGCAGCTTGAAGAGTTGCTCCGCCATGCGCAGCAAGACCTTAACCCCGACAACGATGCTCTACCCAACGACGGCCGCCCTGCTTAA
- a CDS encoding M56 family metallopeptidase, translating to MLYPTTAALLNWMWQSTLCLGACWLLYQLLRRESYFHYNRRFLLFTPWLALLLPLLLAGAAPVLSGWLPIDTTPTPLLTPSVTLTAVAMSSQSAASTPWWTWLPLVYGAGVLVWLVRLSWQLVVLWQQTHHLPHDTREDYTLVSSSGKLPVSSFGRSIFWDETADLTLAEASQVLQHELVHVRQGHTQERLLLELVRALLWFNPFVHCYPRALDLTHEYIADSTVLQTMPTPEAPTIYAALLARLTLRRLHPQLPLTQSFTQSQTLTRIAMLQSPRSMRRWKQWLLLPVSSVLICTFACERAADSTAPASVAAASDNEEAPSPPVLVEQTQAAPPPPPIVHQYAEKMPEYAGGLKQLMIDLGKGIQYPEAAKDAKIQGKAFVGFIVAEDGSVQAVELKKGVNAPQELEAEAKALNEAALAAVRNLPGKWTPGSQDGKKVAVSYTVPIMFALK from the coding sequence ATGCTCTACCCAACGACGGCCGCCCTGCTTAACTGGATGTGGCAAAGCACGCTTTGCTTAGGCGCCTGCTGGTTGCTCTACCAGCTCCTGCGCCGCGAGTCTTACTTCCACTACAACCGCCGGTTTCTGCTATTCACGCCCTGGCTGGCGCTACTGCTCCCGCTGCTGCTAGCAGGTGCGGCACCCGTGCTAAGCGGGTGGCTCCCCATCGACACAACTCCTACGCCCCTGCTTACGCCATCAGTCACGCTTACGGCCGTAGCTATGAGCAGTCAGAGCGCCGCGTCGACTCCCTGGTGGACGTGGCTGCCGCTGGTGTATGGCGCCGGGGTACTGGTGTGGTTGGTACGCTTGAGCTGGCAGTTAGTGGTCTTGTGGCAGCAAACGCACCACCTTCCCCACGACACCCGAGAAGACTACACGCTGGTTTCCAGCAGCGGCAAACTGCCCGTCAGTTCTTTTGGGCGGTCGATTTTCTGGGATGAAACCGCCGACCTCACGCTAGCCGAAGCCAGCCAAGTGCTCCAACACGAACTGGTACACGTGCGGCAGGGCCATACCCAGGAACGGCTACTCTTAGAGCTTGTACGGGCACTACTCTGGTTTAATCCCTTCGTGCATTGCTACCCCAGGGCCCTAGACTTAACTCACGAATACATTGCCGATTCAACGGTGCTGCAGACCATGCCCACCCCAGAGGCACCTACTATTTACGCCGCCTTGCTAGCGCGCCTCACGCTGCGCCGGCTCCATCCCCAGTTGCCGCTTACCCAATCTTTCACTCAATCTCAAACCCTTACCCGTATTGCCATGCTACAATCTCCTCGTTCTATGCGCCGCTGGAAGCAGTGGCTCCTACTGCCAGTCAGCAGCGTGCTGATCTGCACGTTCGCCTGCGAGCGGGCGGCTGATTCCACCGCGCCCGCATCGGTAGCCGCCGCCTCCGATAATGAGGAAGCACCGTCACCACCGGTTCTGGTTGAACAAACCCAAGCAGCACCGCCGCCACCGCCGATTGTGCATCAGTATGCAGAGAAAATGCCAGAATACGCGGGTGGCCTCAAGCAGCTTATGATCGATTTGGGTAAAGGAATACAATATCCTGAAGCTGCCAAAGACGCTAAAATTCAAGGTAAGGCCTTCGTTGGTTTTATTGTGGCCGAAGATGGTAGCGTACAGGCTGTAGAATTGAAAAAAGGTGTAAATGCTCCTCAAGAATTAGAGGCGGAAGCCAAAGCACTAAATGAAGCCGCTTTAGCTGCTGTGCGCAACCTGCCTGGCAAGTGGACGCCGGGAAGCCAAGACGGAAAGAAAGTCGCCGTTTCCTATACTGTCCCCATCATGTTTGCGTTGAAATAG